In one window of Deltaproteobacteria bacterium GWA2_45_12 DNA:
- a CDS encoding tRNA lysidine(34) synthetase TilS, which yields MSKIKMDDILSAWGFTKSHHLACLVSGGPDSMTLLELVRRHQAQKKFKSTVLHFNFHLRGKESQRDQAFVARYCNKWHIPLIVKNTPLQPGPGIQERARNLRREISLKLAQKHQFTHLLVAHHADDQVETVLMRKQRGAGPRGLKGMDEEVFLNDRTKMIRPLLKLFRKEILQFAKQEGLGFVVDSSNTKDVYFRNRIRKQVVLLSLKEKREILKEAEKHRKIFIRDERLAQKFLNQKIIAPSPQPLPLEGGGIKGGGVPRFPINSYSSYSPNVRFLILEKILKEQGFKSQFEEKHFTLVDSLICQKKSGRLRLGCVEVRVEYGGVYVFNVRAIHELPLHIKVSPTRVPSLQKIKSDAKRGVLYISVGAGFPRPISPGPGGETPPLQIRTWHPGDKFIPLGMSQYKKLSDYFIDKKIPSLFRDKIPLVLVKGEIACVGGFAVADPFKIRGQGNCLKITRQTQGAQDWTW from the coding sequence ATGTCAAAAATTAAAATGGATGATATTCTTTCTGCATGGGGTTTTACCAAATCCCACCATCTTGCCTGTCTGGTTTCGGGAGGCCCTGATTCCATGACGCTTCTTGAATTGGTTCGAAGGCATCAAGCGCAGAAAAAGTTTAAATCGACCGTCCTTCACTTCAATTTTCACTTAAGAGGTAAAGAATCTCAGCGAGATCAGGCCTTTGTGGCCCGTTATTGCAACAAATGGCACATTCCATTGATTGTCAAAAATACTCCCCTTCAACCGGGGCCCGGTATCCAGGAAAGAGCCCGTAATCTCAGGCGGGAGATCAGTTTAAAATTGGCCCAAAAACATCAGTTTACCCATCTTTTGGTGGCTCATCATGCCGATGATCAAGTTGAAACAGTTCTTATGCGCAAACAAAGAGGGGCGGGGCCCCGTGGGCTTAAAGGAATGGATGAGGAAGTTTTTTTAAATGATCGAACAAAAATGATTCGTCCTCTGTTGAAACTGTTTCGGAAGGAAATCCTCCAATTTGCCAAACAAGAAGGATTGGGGTTTGTTGTTGACTCAAGCAATACCAAGGATGTTTATTTTAGAAACCGCATTCGAAAACAGGTGGTTCTTCTTTCATTAAAGGAAAAAAGAGAGATTTTAAAAGAAGCTGAAAAACACAGAAAGATTTTTATTCGTGATGAAAGATTGGCCCAAAAATTTTTAAATCAAAAAATAATTGCCCCCTCTCCCCAGCCCCTCCCCCTCGAGGGGGGAGGGATTAAGGGAGGGGGTGTTCCCCGATTTCCGATTAATTCCTATTCTTCTTATTCCCCCAATGTTCGTTTTCTAATCCTAGAAAAAATTTTAAAAGAACAAGGATTTAAAAGTCAATTTGAAGAGAAGCACTTTACATTGGTTGATTCTTTAATCTGTCAAAAAAAATCAGGGCGCCTTCGTTTGGGATGTGTGGAGGTGAGGGTGGAATATGGGGGGGTGTATGTGTTTAATGTAAGGGCAATTCATGAATTGCCCTTACACATCAAAGTCTCGCCTACCCGTGTCCCATCCTTACAGAAAATCAAATCCGATGCGAAACGGGGGGTGCTTTATATTTCCGTAGGGGCGGGGTTCCCCCGCCCTATATCGCCGGGCCCGGGCGGGGAAACCCCGCCCCTACAAATCCGCACCTGGCACCCAGGCGATAAATTCATCCCCCTGGGCATGTCTCAATACAAAAAACTCTCCGATTATTTCATCGACAAAAAAATCCCCTCCCTTTTTCGTGATAAAATCCCGCTTGTTCTTGTGAAAGGGGAGATTGCGTGTGTAGGCGGGTTTGCTGTTGCTGATCCTTTTAAAATTAGAGGGCAGGGGAACTGTCTTAAAATAACACGGCAAACTCAGGGTGCCCAAGATTGGACATGGTGA
- a CDS encoding dehypoxanthine futalosine cyclase, with protein MNMKEIYKKIKNKERLNTADALLLANQADILTLGELAQTKSQSLNGKKAAFLLDRNINYTNICTARCSFCAFYRPANHKEGYVLSWKELDEKIDETLRLGGTRILMQGGFHPDHNTGFYAEMVRHIKSKHPIHVHAFSPAEIHYAAKKDNLSYHQVVTQLKEAGLGSIPGGGAEILVDRIRNRIAVGKCSADQWLGAAKAAHECGIPSTATMMLGHIETWEERFEHLEKIRTLQDQTHGFISFIPWTFQPENTPLHPKIKKNKDVKLAGAYEYLRFLAIARLFLDNFQHIQVSLLTQGIKVAQLGLHFGADDLGSALIEENVVRLAGCDQEVGTEKSKMAAIIREAGFEPFERDTFYNQIH; from the coding sequence ATGAACATGAAAGAAATTTACAAAAAAATAAAAAACAAGGAACGCCTTAACACCGCTGATGCCCTTCTTTTGGCCAATCAAGCCGATATCCTCACTTTGGGAGAACTCGCCCAAACCAAATCCCAATCCCTTAACGGGAAAAAAGCCGCTTTCTTATTAGACCGAAACATCAATTACACCAATATATGTACCGCACGTTGCTCTTTTTGCGCTTTTTATCGTCCAGCCAATCATAAAGAAGGCTATGTTTTAAGCTGGAAAGAATTGGACGAAAAAATAGACGAAACCCTTCGACTGGGCGGAACGCGTATTTTGATGCAGGGCGGCTTTCATCCCGATCACAACACCGGTTTCTATGCCGAGATGGTGCGGCATATCAAATCCAAACATCCCATCCATGTACATGCTTTTTCCCCGGCTGAAATTCACTATGCAGCCAAAAAAGACAATCTATCTTATCATCAAGTAGTCACCCAGCTTAAAGAAGCCGGCCTTGGCTCCATCCCCGGAGGGGGTGCTGAAATCTTGGTGGATCGCATTCGTAACCGTATTGCCGTTGGAAAATGTTCAGCCGACCAATGGCTTGGGGCGGCCAAAGCCGCCCACGAATGTGGCATTCCCTCCACTGCCACCATGATGCTGGGGCATATCGAAACCTGGGAAGAACGTTTTGAACACTTGGAAAAAATACGTACTCTTCAAGATCAGACGCATGGATTTATTTCATTTATTCCCTGGACCTTTCAGCCAGAAAACACCCCTCTTCATCCCAAAATCAAAAAAAACAAGGATGTAAAATTGGCGGGGGCTTATGAATACTTGCGCTTTTTGGCCATCGCCCGTTTGTTTTTGGATAATTTCCAACACATCCAGGTTTCCCTTTTGACCCAAGGAATCAAAGTCGCCCAATTGGGGCTGCATTTTGGCGCTGATGATTTAGGGAGCGCCCTCATCGAAGAAAATGTGGTCAGGCTGGCTGGCTGCGACCAGGAAGTGGGAACTGAAAAATCAAAAATGGCCGCCATCATCCGCGAAGCCGGCTTTGAGCCTTTTGAGCGGGATACGTTTTATAACCAGATTCATTAG